A part of Mycolicibacterium sp. TUM20985 genomic DNA contains:
- the dprA gene encoding DNA-processing protein DprA produces the protein MNDESRAWAYLSRVVEPPCHDLAEYVTRVGPVEAADRIKRDAAPRELARLTAARRELDCATKDLDVIGRLGGRLLTPGDADWPLLAFTSFSGQPVRDRPAGRAPMVLWVIGQDSLADVAERGCAIVGTRAATSYGEYQAADLAAGLAERDVAVVSGGAFGIDGVAHRAALGAEGLTVAVLAGGVDVPYPSAHSAMLRRIGEQGLLVSEYPPGVRPARHRFLTRNRLVAALSGATVVVEAGLRSGAASTAAWAEALGRPVCAYPGPVTSSASAGCHVLIRNGALLVTRVEEVVELVGAAGEIAPEPARPVSPLDGLTDVELRTYDALPARGARTVDQIAVAAGMPPTEVLGPLATLELAGLVRRRDGRWRIALR, from the coding sequence GTCGGACCCGTCGAGGCCGCGGACCGCATCAAACGGGACGCCGCGCCCCGCGAGCTGGCCCGGCTCACGGCGGCACGACGCGAACTTGATTGTGCAACAAAGGATCTCGACGTGATCGGGCGCCTTGGTGGCCGCCTGCTCACCCCCGGCGATGCGGACTGGCCGCTGCTGGCCTTCACGTCGTTCAGCGGACAGCCCGTCCGCGACCGGCCAGCGGGACGAGCGCCGATGGTGCTGTGGGTCATCGGGCAGGATTCCCTCGCCGACGTCGCGGAACGCGGATGCGCGATCGTCGGCACCAGGGCGGCGACGTCCTACGGTGAGTATCAGGCCGCAGATCTGGCCGCCGGCCTGGCGGAACGGGACGTGGCGGTGGTCTCCGGCGGCGCCTTCGGCATCGACGGTGTCGCGCACCGTGCGGCGTTGGGTGCGGAGGGTCTGACCGTCGCGGTGCTCGCGGGTGGAGTGGACGTGCCGTACCCCTCCGCGCATTCGGCGATGCTGCGCCGCATCGGTGAACAGGGCCTGCTGGTGAGCGAATATCCCCCGGGAGTTCGGCCGGCCCGGCATCGCTTCCTCACCCGCAACCGGTTGGTGGCCGCGCTGTCGGGAGCGACGGTGGTCGTCGAGGCGGGCCTGCGAAGCGGTGCAGCGAGTACGGCGGCCTGGGCCGAGGCCCTGGGGCGTCCGGTGTGCGCCTATCCGGGCCCGGTCACGTCGTCGGCGTCGGCGGGGTGCCACGTCCTGATCCGAAACGGCGCGCTGCTGGTCACCCGTGTGGAGGAGGTCGTGGAGCTCGTGGGTGCGGCGGGGGAGATCGCCCCCGAGCCGGCCCGACCCGTTTCGCCGTTGGACGGTCTCACCGACGTCGAGCTGCGCACCTACGATGCGCTTCCGGCGCGGGGTGCGCGCACCGTCGACCAGATCGCGGTGGCCGCCGGTATGCCGCCCACCGAGGTGCTTGGACCGTTGGCGACCTTGGAACTCGCCGGTTTGGTGCGGCGTCGGGACGGGAGGTGGCGGATCGCGCTCCGGTAG